A section of the Clostridium sp. TW13 genome encodes:
- the sdaAB gene encoding L-serine ammonia-lyase, iron-sulfur-dependent subunit beta encodes MNEYGIFDIIGPIMIGPSSSHTAGAARLGKVARTIAGGKINSVIFLLHGSFAKTYKGHGTDRALVAGILGMEPSDPKLRYSLEIAKENGLEFEFKAADLGDVHPNTVKIVMKTEKGYTQIVGSSIGGGNVEVSEVNGEKVKITGAYPTLIISHRDVPGAVSKVTSILYANNINIAFMSVTRAHRGKNATMVFQCDNNLPVQAIEAIKTVESVENVISIDVVTEDN; translated from the coding sequence ATGAACGAATATGGTATATTTGATATTATTGGTCCAATAATGATAGGACCATCTTCATCACATACTGCAGGAGCAGCAAGATTAGGAAAGGTAGCAAGAACTATAGCAGGCGGTAAAATTAATTCTGTAATATTTTTGTTGCATGGGTCTTTTGCGAAGACTTACAAGGGACATGGTACAGATAGGGCTTTAGTGGCTGGAATTTTAGGCATGGAACCAAGTGATCCAAAGTTAAGATATTCTTTGGAGATTGCTAAAGAAAATGGTCTTGAATTCGAGTTTAAGGCAGCAGACTTAGGAGATGTACATCCTAATACAGTTAAAATTGTTATGAAAACAGAAAAAGGTTATACGCAAATAGTAGGTTCATCAATAGGTGGAGGTAATGTTGAGGTATCAGAAGTAAATGGAGAAAAGGTTAAAATAACAGGAGCATATCCAACTTTAATAATTTCACATAGAGATGTGCCAGGAGCAGTATCTAAAGTTACTTCTATATTATATGCCAATAATATTAATATAGCGTTTATGAGTGTTACAAGAGCTCATAGAGGAAAGAATGCCACTATGGTATTCCAGTGTGATAACAATTTACCGGTACAAGCAATTGAAGCAATAAAAACTGTGGAATCAGTAGAAAATGTAATTTCTATAGATGTTGTTACGGAGGATAATTAA
- a CDS encoding nucleoside kinase, with protein sequence MIKNIIRQGKKETKFYSCLDIEKDKNANSPILAKYNNKYYELGEIIPEDGEIEFVGSSDKFGNRAYVRALQFVLIKATLDLFPQSAIAIEHSISKGMFGEIYKVKALDEDDINKIRSRMLEIIEKDIIINKVKIKRIEAINIFEQYGMKDKVALLNESKKEYVSLYELDGRYDYFYGQMAHSTGVLRTFDLIYYEPGFILRYPEIKKEAMLPEFVEQKKLFSVFYETGRWLKILDVAHVSSLNNKINCEERGDLIRVAEALHEKKIANIADMIHERKEVKLVLIAGPSSSGKTTFANRLGIQLRVNGLIPIAISLDNYFVNREQTPLDDEGKPDFESLNALDLKLFNDNLNSLLAGEEVEIPTYNFISGQREWDGKKLKLPANGVIVIEGIHGLNDKLTSEIESKFKFKIYISALTQLNIDNHNRISTTDVRKIRRIVRDYLSRGYSAEGTLEMWDSIKRGEEKNIFVYQEEADIMFNSTLVYELCVLKKYALQELNKIDVSSELYQEARRLISFLNFFQEIDKDSVPENSILREFIGGSCFYKY encoded by the coding sequence ATGATCAAAAATATAATAAGGCAAGGGAAAAAGGAAACTAAATTTTATAGTTGTTTAGATATAGAAAAAGATAAAAATGCAAATTCACCTATTTTAGCAAAATATAATAATAAATATTATGAGTTAGGTGAAATAATACCTGAGGATGGGGAAATAGAATTTGTAGGAAGTTCAGATAAGTTTGGTAATAGGGCATATGTTAGAGCTTTACAATTTGTTTTGATTAAAGCAACATTAGATTTATTTCCTCAATCAGCCATAGCTATTGAACACTCAATTAGTAAAGGCATGTTTGGTGAGATATATAAGGTGAAAGCTTTAGATGAAGATGATATAAACAAAATAAGATCTAGAATGCTAGAGATTATTGAAAAAGATATAATAATAAATAAAGTGAAAATAAAGAGGATTGAAGCAATCAACATATTTGAACAATACGGAATGAAAGATAAGGTTGCTCTTTTAAATGAAAGTAAAAAAGAATATGTTAGTTTGTATGAATTAGATGGAAGATATGATTATTTTTATGGGCAAATGGCTCACTCAACAGGAGTATTAAGAACTTTTGATTTAATTTACTATGAGCCAGGTTTTATATTAAGATATCCTGAAATAAAAAAAGAAGCTATGTTGCCAGAATTTGTAGAGCAAAAAAAGTTATTTTCAGTATTTTATGAAACAGGTAGATGGTTAAAAATCTTAGATGTAGCCCATGTATCATCATTAAACAACAAGATTAATTGTGAGGAACGTGGAGATTTAATAAGAGTAGCAGAAGCATTGCATGAGAAAAAAATAGCTAATATTGCAGATATGATTCATGAAAGAAAGGAAGTAAAGTTAGTACTGATAGCAGGACCTTCTTCATCAGGTAAAACAACTTTTGCAAATAGATTAGGAATACAGTTAAGAGTAAATGGATTGATTCCAATAGCAATATCTTTAGATAATTATTTTGTAAACAGGGAACAAACTCCGTTGGATGACGAAGGAAAGCCAGACTTTGAAAGTTTGAATGCCTTAGATTTAAAGTTATTTAACGATAATTTAAATTCGTTGCTTGCTGGAGAAGAAGTTGAAATTCCAACATATAATTTCATTTCTGGTCAAAGAGAATGGGATGGGAAGAAATTAAAACTACCTGCTAATGGGGTTATAGTAATTGAAGGTATACATGGATTAAATGATAAGCTGACTTCAGAAATTGAATCAAAGTTTAAGTTTAAAATATATATATCAGCATTAACTCAATTAAATATAGATAATCATAATAGAATATCTACTACAGATGTAAGAAAGATAAGGAGAATTGTTAGAGATTATCTTTCAAGAGGATATAGTGCAGAAGGTACTTTAGAAATGTGGGATTCTATAAAAAGAGGAGAAGAAAAGAATATTTTTGTGTACCAAGAAGAGGCTGATATAATGTTTAATTCAACCTTAGTGTATGAATTATGTGTATTAAAGAAATATGCATTGCAAGAGCTAAATAAGATAGATGTTAGTAGTGAACTTTATCAAGAAGCACGTAGGTTAATATCATTTTTAAATTTCTTTCAGGAGATAGATAAGGATTCTGTTCCGGAAAATTCTATTCTTAGAGAATTTATTGGTGGTAGCTGTTTTTATAAGTATTAA
- a CDS encoding DUF421 domain-containing protein — protein MFIVIIRTIILYTLVVFVMRLMGKRQIGELQPYELAITIMLSDLASLPMQDTRLPLILGIIPIITLLISETIVSEVQLKSPLARKIIDGKPCILIEEGKINAKVLKNQRINLDDLMESIRLSGYFNVQDIQFAILENNGKISIFPKDANSPVTKKDLKLQPSPEQTIPIILVVEGKINHNGLKKLNQTEKWLHKYLKSSGVKEISDLYIALINSNGKLYYETNRKGNIKEGSF, from the coding sequence TTGTTTATTGTAATTATAAGAACTATTATTTTATATACCTTAGTTGTATTTGTAATGAGATTAATGGGTAAGAGACAAATTGGAGAATTGCAACCTTATGAACTTGCAATTACAATTATGCTTTCAGATCTTGCTTCTTTGCCAATGCAAGACACTAGGCTTCCATTAATTTTAGGCATTATCCCAATAATAACTTTATTAATCTCAGAAACAATTGTATCTGAAGTACAATTAAAAAGTCCTCTTGCCAGAAAAATAATAGATGGTAAGCCTTGTATACTTATTGAAGAAGGAAAAATCAACGCAAAGGTTCTTAAAAATCAGCGTATTAATTTAGACGATCTTATGGAATCAATAAGATTATCTGGGTATTTTAATGTTCAAGATATTCAATTTGCAATACTTGAAAACAATGGTAAAATATCGATCTTTCCAAAGGATGCTAACTCTCCTGTCACAAAGAAAGATTTAAAGCTTCAGCCAAGCCCTGAGCAAACCATTCCTATTATTTTAGTGGTGGAAGGAAAAATTAATCATAATGGACTAAAAAAATTGAATCAAACTGAGAAATGGTTACATAAGTATCTAAAATCTAGTGGAGTAAAAGAAATTAGTGATTTATACATAGCACTAATAAATTCTAATGGCAAACTTTATTATGAAACAAACCGTAAAGGAAATATAAAGGAGGGATCCTTTTGA
- a CDS encoding DUF4363 family protein, with the protein MKNTITSIILFSLMFIFVLYSHNMLINICDDINEKCLQIETAINQKDWDKAYSLAVDVKDNVEKHSLSISVYINHTDINNLSNEVLKLTQYTKVRDNAESLASVHLVKYTSDAIKELQDITIKNIF; encoded by the coding sequence TTGAAAAATACCATTACTTCTATAATTCTATTCTCACTAATGTTCATCTTTGTACTCTATTCACATAACATGTTAATAAATATATGTGATGACATAAATGAAAAATGCCTTCAAATTGAAACTGCTATAAATCAAAAGGATTGGGATAAGGCTTATTCTTTAGCTGTAGATGTAAAGGATAATGTAGAAAAACATTCTCTATCCATATCAGTTTACATAAATCATACAGATATAAATAACTTGTCAAATGAAGTATTAAAACTAACTCAATATACAAAAGTTAGAGATAATGCAGAGTCTCTTGCTTCTGTACATCTAGTTAAATACACCTCAGATGCCATTAAAGAATTGCAAGACATTACAATAAAAAATATTTTTTAA